GTTCGGCACGCCCGGCCAGACCCGCTTCGTCCAGATGTGGGAGGACATGGCCCGCGGCGCCCTCGGCGCGCTGATCCTGGTCGACCCCGAACGGCTCGCCGACTCCTTCCCCGTGATCGACCTGATCGAGCAGTACGGGCTGGACTACGCCATCGCCGTCAACCACTTCGACGGCAACCCGGAACGCGCCGAGCGGGCGCTGCGGGAGGCCCTCGACCTGCTCGACGAAACCCCGGTCGTCACCTGCGACGCGCGCAACGAGAAGTCGTCGGCCGCCGCACTCACCACTCTCGTCCGCTATTTGCTGGACCGCGCCAGCTAGGAGCAACACGCAGCCATGGACACTCACTCCCCCGCCCCGGTGCCCCCGCCCGGGTGCCCGGCCCACGGCGGCCGAGTGCCGCTGTACGGGCCGGAGTTCGCGGCCAACCCGCAGTCCTACTACGACTACCTGCGGCACTACGGCCCCACCGCTCCGGTCGAACTCGCCCCCGGGGTCGACGCCACCCTGGTGACCGAGTACTCGGCCGCCCTGCAGCTGCTGCAGGACCCCACCTCCTACCGCCGGGACTCCCGCCGCTGGCGGGCCTTCAACGAGGGCGCCGTCCCGATGGACAGCCCGGTGCTGCAACTGCTGCTGCACCGCCCGAACGTGCTGTTCGCGGACGGCGTCGAGCACCTGCGGCTGCGCCAGGCCATCACCGACAGCATGGCCCGGATCGACCAGCGCAAGCTCGCCCGCAGCACCCGGCAGATCTCCGACTTCCTGATCGCCCAGTTCGGCTACCGCGGTTCGAGCGACCTGCTGAGCTCCTACGCCAAGCAGCTGCCGCTGTTCGTCTTCAACGAGCTCTTCGGCTGCCCGGCCGACATCGGCGACCGGGTGATGTTCGGCATCTCCGGCATGTTCGACGGCGTGAACGCCGAGAAGTCCGCCCAGGTGCTGTACGGCGCGGTCGGCGAGCTGGTCGCGCTCAAGCGCAGCCGCCCCGGCGAGGACGTCACCTCCTGGATGATGCAGCACCACGCCAAGCTCACCGACGAGGAGATGACGCACCAGCTGGCCCTGCTGCTGGGCGCGGGCGTCGAGCCGCTCGGCAACCTGCTCGGCAACACCCTGCACCGGCTGCTCGTGCACGACGCCTACGCGCACCAGGGCGGCCTGATCGACGAGGCGATCGACGACACCCTCTGGGAGAACCCGCCGATCACCAACATGGGCCCGCACTACCCGGTTGCCGACGGGGAGTTCGCCGGCGAGAAGGTCGAGGCCGGCGACCTGATGCTGGTGAGCTTCGCGGCCGCCAACAGCAGCCCGATCCTGGCCGCCGAGCGGCGCGCCAGCAGCCGCGCCCACCTGGCCTGGGGCGCCGGACCGCACGCCTGCCCGTCCAAGGACCCGGCCCGGCAGATCGCCATGACCGCGCTGGAGAACCTGTTCAACCAGCTGCCGGACATCGAACTGGCCGTTCCCGAGGAGACGTTGAGCTGGCGGCCCGGCCCGTTCAACCGCGCCCTGGTCTCGCTGCCCGTCCGGTTCACCCCGAACGCCTCCGACCAGCGCCCGCAGGCCGCCGAGACCGCCCAGACGGCCAAGGCCGCGCAGCCCGCCGCGAAGGGTGGGCGTTGGAGCCAGTTCCTCAACTGGCTCAGCAGGTGATTCTCGCAACACTTATGTGGCCGTGATTACGGCATGAATCCTGAAAAACCCGGGTAATCAGCGCGAATGCCTGCGCCATATGCCATGGCGCCGATGACCGGAGAACAGGAGGGTGTCATGGACCACATATCCAGAGACGCCGCCGAGACCCGCAGCCCGCTCCTCCCGGGGCCAGCCGCCCCCGGCGGTCGTCCCCTTCGCACCGATGTCCCCCGGCCGCACGGCCGGGGGACATCTCTGTTGCCACCCGCACCCTCCGGGCGGACCGTGGGCAGCCACACGGGCCGTCAACTGCTCTCCCTGTGCGAGCTGGTGGGCCTGGACGCGGGCGACTGCGCCGGCTACGCCCGCGCCCTGACCGACGCGCTCGGACCGGTGGTGCGCCGCTCGCTCGACCTGCCGCCCGCCGCCCCGACCTTCCTCTCCGACGACCACACCCCGGTCGAGTTCTCGCTCTCCTTCTCCCCCGGCGCCGCCGCCCCCTCGCTGCGCGTCCTGTTCGAACCCTCCAGCGGCTTCGGCACCCTGGCCGAGAGCAGCCGGCTCGGCCTGCGCGCGCTGCACGGACTCGCCCAGCGCTGGGGCATCTCCACCGAACAGCTCGACCTGGTCCAGGACCTCTTCCTCCCCGACGACCCACGGGGGAGCTTCGCGCTCTGGATCACCCTGGAACTGACCGCCGGCGGCACCCCCCGGATGAAGGCCTACCTCAACCCCGCCGCGGCCGGGCCCGACCGGGCCGGGGCCACCGTCCGCGAGGCGCTGGACCGGCTCGGCCACCACCGGGCGTACGACAGCCTGCCGCCCGCCGACCGGCTGCTGCTGTTCGCCCTCGACCTCGGCGACTGGGCGGCCCCCCGGCTGAAGGTGTACACCGCCCACCACCGGCTGCGGGCCTCCGCCGTCGGCGCGCTCGACCGGATGGCCGGCGGCCCCTCGCCCGCCGAGACCGAAGCCTTCCTGTACACCGCCGCCGGGCTGCCCGCCGGGCACGACGGCGTCTTCGACCGCCGCCCCGTGCTCGCCTGCCACTCCTTCACCGACCCGGCGGCGGACCGCCCCAGCGGCTTCACCCTGCACGTCCCGGTCCGCGACTACGCCCACCACGACCGCGAGGTGCTCGACCGCGCCGAGAAGCTGCTGCCCCGGTACGGGATCGCCCCCGACGTGCTCCGCGACGCGCTCGGCGCCCTCACCCCGCGACGGCTGGAGGACGGCGTCGGCCTGATCGCCTACCTGGCCATGGTGCACCAGCAGGGCCACGACCCCCGGCTGACCGCGTACCTGTCCTCCGAGGCGTACCGGGTCCGCCCGCCCAACGAACGGCCCACCGGACCGCGCCCGGTGCTCTGACCACCGTGCTCTGACCGCCGCGCTGCACCCCCGCGCCCGGCACGTTCCACCGGGACCCACCGCGCCCCACCGCGGCCCTCGACGGCCGACGACGGCCGCAGCTGTCGGAGAAGACCCGTGACCCCCTGTATCACGAGCCTCCCCCGAACCCTCCGCTGCGGCCTAAGCCCCCGTCAACTCCCGCAGGTAGCCGTTCACGTCGACCTGGAGCGAGGACCCGGCCGACAGGCCGTAGCGACGCTCGATCCCGGCCAGGTGCCCGTCCGTCTCCTTGCGCATCACCTCCGCGGCGGGCAGCACCGACGCGCCGGTGACCAGCCGCACCAACCACTGCGCCTGCGCCTCCACCAGCCGGGTGATCGACCCCACCGGGCGGAACAGGCCCAGGAAGAACAGGCCCGGCCGCTCCGCGTCCACCATCCGCCGGTACAGCGGCACCGGGCCGTGCCCGCCCGCCGGGTGGTCGGCCGGCAGGAACGGGAACGACCAGCCGTACCCCGTGCAGTAGACGATCGCGTCCACCTCCGCCGTGCTCCCGTCCGTGAAGCGGACCGTCGAACCCGCCAGCGACTCGATGCCCGGCTTCGGCAGCACCGCGCCGTGCCGGATCCGGCTCAGGACCTCGTCCGAGATCGTCACCGGCGTCGCGAAGATCCGGTTCTCCGGCTCGGGCAGGCCGTACCCGGACAGCGGGCCGCGCGCCACCCGCAGCGCCTCCTCGATGAACTCCTGCTGCTCCGGCAGGGACTTGGCGGTGAACCACGGGGCGACCGCGATCTCCTCCACCGATATGCCGAACAGCTGCTTGGGCACCACGTGCTGGCCGCGGCGCACCGAGACCATCGTCCGCGCCGCGTGCCGCGACAGGTCCACCGCGATGTCCACCCCCGACGCGCCGAGGCCCACCACGACCACCCGCAGGCCCGCGAAGTCCGCACCGTCCGCGTACTCCATCGAGTGCAGGATCCGGCCGGTGAAGGACTCCGCCCCCGGCGGCAGCGGGTCCGGCACCAGCGGCACCGTGTGGTGGCCCGACGCCACCACCACCTGGTCGAAGACCCGCACGCTCTCCATCCCGTGGACGTCCCGGCTCACCACCCGCCACGCCCCGTGCCCGTCCTGCCGCACCGACACCGCCTCGGTGCGGAACTCCACGTACGGCAGCAGCCCCGCCCGCTCCGCGAACGCCCGCAGGTACTCCGCCATGTCCCGGCGGCTCGGGTACATCGGCAGGTCCTCGTCCATCGGGAAGGCCTTGAACGCCGTCAGGGCCTTCGCCGTGTTCAGGTGCAGCGCCCGGTAGGCCGGACCCCGCTCCCCCGGCGCCCGGTCCCGCCACACCCCGCCCACCTCGGCGGCCGCCTCCAGGCAGACGAAGTCCAGCCCCGCCTCGCGCAGCGCGTACGCCGCCGCGAGACCGGACAGACCCGCACCGATCACACAGACACTCACCGCGGCCTCCATGCAGTGTTGCACTCGAACTGACCGCTCTGGCAGCGATCTTGATGCCTCAGAGCATATGCAGCCTTCACATGCCTTCCCAGAGGACTTCCGGGCACGTTCCGGGGCCGGGCCCCGGGTCTGCGGTCGTCTTCAGCCGTCTGCGGCCGTCTTCAGCCGTCTTCAGCCGCCTGGAGTCGCCTGGAGTCGCCTGGAGTCGGCTGCGGTCGTCCTCCCCACCCGATCGCCTTGCCCGGGGCGGCGGACGGAGCCCACACTGATCGTCCGGAACCGAGGGGGCGTCATGACCGAGCACGGACCGGCCGATCCGGCCGACCCGTCCGGTTTCGGGGCGCTGCTGCGCGAACTGCGCACCCGCGCCGGGATCAACCAGCAGACCACCGCCACCCGGGCCGGACTCAGCGCCCGGGCCCTGCGCGACCTCGAACACGGCCGGGTCCGGCGGCCCCGCGCACGCACCGTCCACCGGCTCGCCGACGCACTCGCCCTGACCACCGACCAGGCCGCCGCGCTGCGCACCGCCGCCACCCGGGACGACCACGCCCCCGGGACCGGCCGCACCACCCTGCTGCTGCTCGGCCCGCTGCTGCTGCGCCGCGGCCGCGACACCGTCCCGATCGGCAGCCCCACCCTGCACCGCCTGCTCGGCCTGCTCGCACTCACCCACCCCGCCGCCGCCACCCGGCAGGAGATCACCGACACCCTGTGGCCGGCCGGCCCGCCCGCATCGCAGCAGAGCCTGGTGCACACCCACGTCAGCCGACTGCGCCGCCTGCTCAGCCCCGACGACCCGGACGACCCCGCGGCCGGCGTGGTCCGCACCCCCACCGGCTACCGGCTCGGCCTGCCCCGGCACCGGACCGACCTCGGCCGCTTCGACGACCTGCTGGCCCGCACCACCTGCCTGTGGCACGCCCCCGACCCGGACGCCGCCCACCAGGACCTCACCCGCGCCCTGCGGCACTGGCGCGGCCCCGTCCTCGCCGACGCCGACCCCGCCCTGCGCCGGCACCCCGCCGCGGTCGCCGCCAACGAACGCCGCATCCGCGCCGCCCTGCTGCACGCCGACACCGCCCTGCTGCTGCGCCGCCCCGACCACTCCGTCCCGCTGCTGCGGGAACTCGCCCACACCGAACCGCTGCACGAGGGGCTGCACGCCCGGCTGATCCTCACCCTCGCCGCGAGCGGCCGCCAGGCCGACGCCCTCGACACCTACACCCGGCTGCGCACTCGCCTCGACGAGGAACTCGGCGTCACCCCCGGCCCCGAACTCCACGACGCCCACCTACGCGTCCTACGCGGCCTACCGGGGCCCACCGCCACGCGGCCCGCACCGCGCGCCACCGGGGAGCACTGGCCGCTGCCGCATACCCCGGACGCCCCGGACGCCCCGAACGCTCTCGACGCCCAACCGCGCGTCCTACCGGGGCCCACCGCCGGGTGGCCTCCACCACGTGCTGCCGGGGAGCACCAGTCGCTGCCGCACACCCCGAACGCCCCGAACGCCCCGGGTATCCCGAACACCCTCGGCGCCTTCCCGAAGCCTGCCCAACTCCCGCCCACCACCGGACCGTTCGTCGGGCGGCACCGGCAGCTGAGCGCGCTCGACGCGCTGCTCCCGGCCGACCCCGACCACCTCGACCACCCCGGTGAGCCGGCCGCCCGCCCGCCGCTCCTCGTGGTGGTCGGCCCGCCCGGCATCGGCAAGAGCGCCCTCGCCGCGCACTGGGCACACCGGCACCGCGACCGCTTCCCGGACGGCCAGCTCTTCGCCGACCTGCGCGGCCACTCCGCTCGGCCCGCACCGCACCCGGACGAGGTGCTGGCCCGCTTCCTGCGCGCCCTCGGCACCCCGCCCGACCGGCTGCCCGCCGACCCGGACGAGGCCGCCGCGCTCTACCGCACCCTGCTCGCCGACCGCCGCCTACTGGTCCTCCTCGACGACGCCCGCGACGCCGAACAGGTCCGCCCGCTGCTCCCCGGCGCCCCCGGCTGCGCCGTCCTGGTCACCGGCCGCACCCGGCTCACCGGCCTGGTCGCCGGTGACGGCGCCCGCCGCCTCACCCTCGACCCGCTCGACCCCGCCGAGGGCGCCCTGCTGCTCGGCAGCGTCCTCGGCCCCTGCCGGGTCGCCGCCGAACCGGCCGCCGCCCACCGCCTGGTCCGGGCCTGCGGCGGCCTCCCCCTCGCCCTGCGCCTGGCCGCCGCCGACCTGACCACCCGCACCACCGCCCTCGCCGACTACGCCCCCGCCCACCCCGACGCCGCCCATCCCGACGCCGCCCTGCTCGCCCGGCTCGACCTCGCCGACGACCCGCGCACCGGCCTGCGCGCCGCCTTCGGCCACTCCTACCGCGTCCTCCCCGCCCCCGCCCGCCGGATGTTCCGCCTGCTCGGCCGGGCCCCCGCCGCCGGGCTCACCGCCGCCACCGCCACCGCGCTCGCCGCCACCGGCCCCACCGAGACCACCGCCCTACTGGACCGTCTCGCCGACGCCCACCTCGTCCGGGAGGAACCCCCCGGCCACTACCGGCTGCCCGGCCTGCTCCACCCGTACGCGGCGGGGCTGGCGGCGGAGGGCGATGAGGGGTGCGGCGGGGGGTGCGGTGATGGCGGCTCGGGGGCGGTTGACGTCAATCCATTGATTGACGCTCATCAGCAGTTTGGCGGCGATCAATGGATTGACGTCGAGCAGCCGCCCACCATCAGCGGATTGACCGGTCGTCAGCATCCGAACGCGACCGCCACCCGAGTCTGCGACGCGGAACCCGCCGAAGCCAAGCACGAGTTGACGCACCGCCCGCTCATACCCGTTGCGCCCGTCCCGCCCCGCGACCTGGCGTCCGGTGGGTCCGACGGGCGCGGCGGCCCGCACCCCGACGACATCACCGTGCTGGGCCTGATCTGCTGGAAGCTCGGCCGTCTGCCCGAGGCCGCCGAGCACTTCACGCAGGCCGCCCGCGTCCTCGCCACCGGCCCCGCCACCAACTCCGGCCCCGGCCCTGCCCCCGCCACCAGCTCCGGCCCCGCCACCGCCACCGCCACCGGCTCCGGTCACAGCGGCGGGGCGAGCGACCGGGAGGCCATCGCCCGGACCAACCTGGCCGTCGTGCAGCGGGCGCTCGGACGGCCCGGGGAGGCGATCCGGGGGATCGGCGAGGCGCTGCCGGTGCACCGGTGGCACCGCAACCGGTTCAGCGAGGCCGTCGCGCTGAGCTGCCTCTCCCGTGCCCACACCGACCTCGGCGACCACGCCACCGGGCGGCTGCTGGCCCACAGCGCGCTCGCCGCCGCCCGGGCCGGGCGCAGCCGGGCGCTGGAGGCCGGGGCCCGGCTCGCCCTCGCCGACTCGTACCTCCGCGCCCACCGCCCGGCCGAGGCGACGGCCGCGTACCGGGAGGCGCTGCGGTCGGCCGAGGCCTCGGGCGACCGGCACCCGCAGGCCGCCGCCCTGGCGGGGCTGGCCGCCGCCCTGATCGAAACCGATCCGCGGGCCGCACTGCGCACCGCCGAACGCGCCCTGGCGCTGGCCCGCGCAGCCGAGTACCGGGTGCTCGAAGGCGACGCGCTCACCGTCCTGGCCCGCGTCCACGTCCGGCTGTGCGAGCCGCACGCCGCCCTGGCCCTCGGCGCCGACGCGCTCGCCCTGCACCGGGCGACCGGCCACCGCCCGGGCGAGACCCGGACCCGGCTCGTCCTGGCCCTGGCCGCCGCCGCGCTCGGTGCCGACGCCGACGCCGTCCGGCACCGCCGGGAGGCCCTGCTGCTCGTCCGGGCGACGGGCGGAACCCCGCCGCGCTGACCCGGAAGTTCCGCGGAACTTCCGCCCCGCCGCATCACCGCAGCTCAGCGCACCCGCAGCGCCCGTTCCTCCTTCCGGTTCCGCTCCGGCCGATCGCACAGCCCGGCTCCTTACGGTGGTCGCACCTCACCCGCACCGGACCCAGAGGTGACACCTTGAGCCGTTACGACCGACTCGCCCGCACGCCCTCCGTGCGCCGCGTCCAGCAGGAAATGGGCAGCGCCGCCGCGGCCGAGCGCCGGCTGCGCACGTCCGACGACGCGCCCGACGACAGACCCGACGACGGGCCCGAACCGCTCAGCGCCGCCGCGGCGGCCTTCGTCCAGGGGCTCGACGGCTTCCTGTTCGCGACGGTCAACGAGGACGGCTGGCCGTACATCCAGCACCGCGGCGGCCCGCCCGGCTTCGTCCACGTGCTGGACCCGTACACCCTCGGCTACCTCGACGTGCGCGGCAACCGGCAGTACCTCACCACCGGCAACCTGCGCGGCGGGGACGGCCGGGTCGCCCTGTTCTTCCTCGACCACGCCCGGCAGGCCCGGCTGAAGGTCTTCGGCCGGGCCACCGCCGTCCCCGCCGACCGGGACCCGGACCTCGCCCGGCGGCTCGCCACCCCGCGCACCGACGGCCGGGTCGAGCAGCTCGTCACCATCAGCGTCGAGGCGCACGCCTGGAACTGCCCCAACCACATCACCCCGCGCTTCACCGAGCGCGAACTCGCCGACGTCCTGGACCCGATCCGCGACCGGCTGGCCCGGCTGGAGCGGGAGAACGCCCTG
The window above is part of the Kitasatospora sp. NA04385 genome. Proteins encoded here:
- a CDS encoding ATP/GTP-binding protein, whose translation is MGFTASSDDRVGLTTDDYVAGGATQTAVKILVVGHFAVGKTTFIGSISEIEPLSTEETMTRVSESVDDLKGVRGKTTTTVALDFGRLTLSERVVLYLFGTPGQTRFVQMWEDMARGALGALILVDPERLADSFPVIDLIEQYGLDYAIAVNHFDGNPERAERALREALDLLDETPVVTCDARNEKSSAAALTTLVRYLLDRAS
- a CDS encoding cytochrome P450, which translates into the protein MDTHSPAPVPPPGCPAHGGRVPLYGPEFAANPQSYYDYLRHYGPTAPVELAPGVDATLVTEYSAALQLLQDPTSYRRDSRRWRAFNEGAVPMDSPVLQLLLHRPNVLFADGVEHLRLRQAITDSMARIDQRKLARSTRQISDFLIAQFGYRGSSDLLSSYAKQLPLFVFNELFGCPADIGDRVMFGISGMFDGVNAEKSAQVLYGAVGELVALKRSRPGEDVTSWMMQHHAKLTDEEMTHQLALLLGAGVEPLGNLLGNTLHRLLVHDAYAHQGGLIDEAIDDTLWENPPITNMGPHYPVADGEFAGEKVEAGDLMLVSFAAANSSPILAAERRASSRAHLAWGAGPHACPSKDPARQIAMTALENLFNQLPDIELAVPEETLSWRPGPFNRALVSLPVRFTPNASDQRPQAAETAQTAKAAQPAAKGGRWSQFLNWLSR
- a CDS encoding tryptophan dimethylallyltransferase family protein; the protein is MGSHTGRQLLSLCELVGLDAGDCAGYARALTDALGPVVRRSLDLPPAAPTFLSDDHTPVEFSLSFSPGAAAPSLRVLFEPSSGFGTLAESSRLGLRALHGLAQRWGISTEQLDLVQDLFLPDDPRGSFALWITLELTAGGTPRMKAYLNPAAAGPDRAGATVREALDRLGHHRAYDSLPPADRLLLFALDLGDWAAPRLKVYTAHHRLRASAVGALDRMAGGPSPAETEAFLYTAAGLPAGHDGVFDRRPVLACHSFTDPAADRPSGFTLHVPVRDYAHHDREVLDRAEKLLPRYGIAPDVLRDALGALTPRRLEDGVGLIAYLAMVHQQGHDPRLTAYLSSEAYRVRPPNERPTGPRPVL
- a CDS encoding NAD(P)/FAD-dependent oxidoreductase, which codes for MSVCVIGAGLSGLAAAYALREAGLDFVCLEAAAEVGGVWRDRAPGERGPAYRALHLNTAKALTAFKAFPMDEDLPMYPSRRDMAEYLRAFAERAGLLPYVEFRTEAVSVRQDGHGAWRVVSRDVHGMESVRVFDQVVVASGHHTVPLVPDPLPPGAESFTGRILHSMEYADGADFAGLRVVVVGLGASGVDIAVDLSRHAARTMVSVRRGQHVVPKQLFGISVEEIAVAPWFTAKSLPEQQEFIEEALRVARGPLSGYGLPEPENRIFATPVTISDEVLSRIRHGAVLPKPGIESLAGSTVRFTDGSTAEVDAIVYCTGYGWSFPFLPADHPAGGHGPVPLYRRMVDAERPGLFFLGLFRPVGSITRLVEAQAQWLVRLVTGASVLPAAEVMRKETDGHLAGIERRYGLSAGSSLQVDVNGYLRELTGA
- a CDS encoding BTAD domain-containing putative transcriptional regulator, yielding MTEHGPADPADPSGFGALLRELRTRAGINQQTTATRAGLSARALRDLEHGRVRRPRARTVHRLADALALTTDQAAALRTAATRDDHAPGTGRTTLLLLGPLLLRRGRDTVPIGSPTLHRLLGLLALTHPAAATRQEITDTLWPAGPPASQQSLVHTHVSRLRRLLSPDDPDDPAAGVVRTPTGYRLGLPRHRTDLGRFDDLLARTTCLWHAPDPDAAHQDLTRALRHWRGPVLADADPALRRHPAAVAANERRIRAALLHADTALLLRRPDHSVPLLRELAHTEPLHEGLHARLILTLAASGRQADALDTYTRLRTRLDEELGVTPGPELHDAHLRVLRGLPGPTATRPAPRATGEHWPLPHTPDAPDAPNALDAQPRVLPGPTAGWPPPRAAGEHQSLPHTPNAPNAPGIPNTLGAFPKPAQLPPTTGPFVGRHRQLSALDALLPADPDHLDHPGEPAARPPLLVVVGPPGIGKSALAAHWAHRHRDRFPDGQLFADLRGHSARPAPHPDEVLARFLRALGTPPDRLPADPDEAAALYRTLLADRRLLVLLDDARDAEQVRPLLPGAPGCAVLVTGRTRLTGLVAGDGARRLTLDPLDPAEGALLLGSVLGPCRVAAEPAAAHRLVRACGGLPLALRLAAADLTTRTTALADYAPAHPDAAHPDAALLARLDLADDPRTGLRAAFGHSYRVLPAPARRMFRLLGRAPAAGLTAATATALAATGPTETTALLDRLADAHLVREEPPGHYRLPGLLHPYAAGLAAEGDEGCGGGCGDGGSGAVDVNPLIDAHQQFGGDQWIDVEQPPTISGLTGRQHPNATATRVCDAEPAEAKHELTHRPLIPVAPVPPRDLASGGSDGRGGPHPDDITVLGLICWKLGRLPEAAEHFTQAARVLATGPATNSGPGPAPATSSGPATATATGSGHSGGASDREAIARTNLAVVQRALGRPGEAIRGIGEALPVHRWHRNRFSEAVALSCLSRAHTDLGDHATGRLLAHSALAAARAGRSRALEAGARLALADSYLRAHRPAEATAAYREALRSAEASGDRHPQAAALAGLAAALIETDPRAALRTAERALALARAAEYRVLEGDALTVLARVHVRLCEPHAALALGADALALHRATGHRPGETRTRLVLALAAAALGADADAVRHRREALLLVRATGGTPPR
- a CDS encoding pyridoxamine 5'-phosphate oxidase family protein, whose translation is MSRYDRLARTPSVRRVQQEMGSAAAAERRLRTSDDAPDDRPDDGPEPLSAAAAAFVQGLDGFLFATVNEDGWPYIQHRGGPPGFVHVLDPYTLGYLDVRGNRQYLTTGNLRGGDGRVALFFLDHARQARLKVFGRATAVPADRDPDLARRLATPRTDGRVEQLVTISVEAHAWNCPNHITPRFTERELADVLDPIRDRLARLERENALLRAELAAATGAHPSSRPKD